One genomic window of Peromyscus maniculatus bairdii isolate BWxNUB_F1_BW_parent chromosome 2, HU_Pman_BW_mat_3.1, whole genome shotgun sequence includes the following:
- the Dmrta1 gene encoding doublesex- and mab-3-related transcription factor A1 codes for MEQFPLGRRDRSGGCRPHLAPGLRAAPPASPARPVPSGIPVSAAFLRPPGLFLRSAASTGRGGCPPGPGLDRALGAVACGYPRTPKCARCRNHGVVSALKGHKRFCRWRDCACAKCTLIAERQRVMAAQVALRRQQAQEESEARGLHRLLYSGPSGSAAPASASAGSGRSSSPQAVRRPEAMAVLGAGASRHPGSREVPAFEVFQQDYAEAKQEPQENNCESCQSRHEELVSNTHHHSLESSPKGNGTMEKRGFMSSISEHSDKPNIILSPCSTEQSGGEDSPRSFSSSDLESGNESEWARDYIATRASLSTVTSRPRDPIGILTRIFPGYRRSRLEGILQFCKGDVVQAIEQILNGKEHKPDCRDPAHAELENAAFQRASDFSLAGIGFGTLSNKSVLSPLEATSAAYGGDSSLYSFSPRLAFSPLRLAYSSPGRALSGFVSPYLTPGLVPALPFRPALDYSFPGMIREPSHLPSKHLVTGGRLYFRPNQEHL; via the exons ATGGAGCAGTTTCCTTTAGGCCGTAGGGACCGCAGCGGCGGCTGCCGACCCCACTTGGCTCCTGGGCTGCGGGCCGCTCCACCTGCATCGCCCGCGCGCCCGGTGCCGTCGGGGATCCCGGTGTCCGCGGCTTTTCTGCGGCCGCCCGGCCTGTTCCTGCGATCGGCCGCCAGCACGGGTCGCGGAGGATGCCCTCCTGGCCCGGGGCTGGATAGGGCGCTGGGGGCGGTGGCCTGCGGCTACCCGCGGACCCCGAAGTGCGCCCGCTGTCGCAATCACGGCGTGGTGTCTGCGCTCAAGGGCCACAAGCGCTTCTGCCGCTGGCGGGACTGCGCGTGTGCCAAGTGCACTTTGATCGCCGAGCGCCAGCGCGTCATGGCCGCTCAGGTGGCGCTGCGCAGGCAGCAGGCGCAGGAGGAGAGCGAGGCCCGTGGGCTGCACCGGCTCCTGTACTCGGGGCCGTCGGGGTCCGCAGCTCCAGCGTCGGCGTCGGCTGGCAGCGGCAGGAGCTCGAGTCCCCAGGCCGTACGCAGGCCCGAGGCTATGGCTGTGCTCGGAGCCGGTGCTTCAAGGCACCCCGGGAGCCGGGAGGTACCCGCTTTCGAGGTTTTCCAGCAAGATTATGCGGAGGCAAAGCAGG AACCCCAAGAGAATAACTGTGAGTCATGCCAGAGTAGACATGAAGAACTAGTCTCCAACACTCACCATCATTCTCTGGAATCATCTCCTAAGGGTAATGGTACCATGGAGAAACGGGGCTTCATGTCATCTATTTCAGAACACTCAGACAAACCCAACATAATCCTGTCTCCTTGCTCCACGGAGCAATCAGGAGGAGAAGACAGTCCCAggtccttctcttcctctgacCTGGAATCAGGGAATGAAAGTGAGTGGGCCAGAGACTACATTGCCACCAGAGCCAGCCTTTCCACGGTGACCTCAAGACCACGAGACCCTATCGGAATTCTTACTAGGATTTTTCCAGGTTACCGGCGTAGCCGCCTAGAAGGCATTCTACAGTTCTGCAAGGGAGATGTTGTCCAAGCTATTGAACAGATCTTAAACGGGAAAGAACATAAGCCAGACTGCAGGGACCCAGCACACGCAGAGTTGGAAAATGCAGCCTTCCAGAGAGCTTCAGATTTTAGTCTTGCTGGCATTGGCTTTGGGACTTTAAGTAATAAATCAGTTCTCTCTCCTCTTGAAGCCACGTCTGCTGCTTATGGAGGAGATTCAAGTCTCTACAGTTTCAGTCCTAGACTAGCTTTCAGCCCACTGCGCCTGGCATATTCTTCTCCAGGAAGAGCGCTGTCTGGTTTTGTGTCGCCCTATCTAACGCCTGGACTGGTTCCAGCACTGCCTTTTCGGCCAGCTTTGGATTACTCCTTTCCAGGGATGATTAGGGAGCCGTCCCACCTTCCCAGCAAGCACTTAGTAACTGGTGGTAGACTTTATTTCAGGCCCAATCAGGAACATCTGTAA